One region of Intestinimonas massiliensis (ex Afouda et al. 2020) genomic DNA includes:
- a CDS encoding nicotinate phosphoribosyltransferase, producing the protein MNHTENYTMLCDFYELTMGNGYFQTGLDKRICYFDVFFRDVPDGGGFAIAAGLEQVIDYIQKLHFSEDDLDYLRSKGGFDEGFLDYLRHFRFTGDIWAVPEGTPIFPGEPFMTVRAPAVQAQFIETYVLLILNHQSLIATKSNRIVRAAQGRPVSEFGSRRAQGADAAVLGARASYIAGCAGTACTLADRVYGSPAGGTMAHSWVQMFPDEYTAFKTYCQLYPHSATLLVDTYNVLKSGVPNAIRAFQEVLLPQGITNCAIRLDSGDLTYLSRKARKMLDAAGLPQCKIVASNSLDEYIIRDLLLQGAQIDSFGVGERLITSKSEPVFGGVYKLSAIEDTDGAIIPKIKISENPAKITNPHFKKVYRLFENETGKAFADLICVHDEVIDCTKPLELFDPEATWKRKTFSDFTARELLVPIFRQGKLVYQQPTIEEMRSWCAGQVDLLWDEVKRFENPHNYYVDLSQKLWDIKQKLLEKRG; encoded by the coding sequence ATGAATCACACCGAAAATTACACCATGCTCTGCGACTTCTACGAGCTCACCATGGGCAACGGCTATTTCCAGACCGGCCTGGACAAGCGCATCTGCTATTTTGACGTCTTTTTCCGGGACGTGCCCGATGGGGGCGGCTTTGCCATCGCCGCCGGTCTGGAGCAGGTCATCGACTACATCCAAAAGCTCCACTTCAGCGAGGACGACCTGGACTACCTGCGCAGCAAGGGCGGCTTTGACGAGGGGTTCCTGGACTATCTGCGCCACTTCCGGTTCACCGGCGACATCTGGGCGGTGCCTGAGGGCACGCCCATCTTCCCCGGCGAGCCCTTCATGACCGTCCGCGCCCCGGCCGTCCAGGCCCAGTTCATCGAGACCTATGTGCTGCTCATCCTGAACCATCAGTCCCTCATCGCCACCAAATCCAACCGCATCGTCCGGGCGGCCCAGGGCCGTCCCGTATCCGAGTTTGGCTCCCGCCGGGCGCAGGGGGCGGACGCCGCCGTGCTGGGGGCCCGCGCCTCCTACATCGCCGGCTGCGCCGGCACCGCCTGTACCCTGGCCGACCGGGTGTACGGCTCCCCCGCCGGCGGCACCATGGCCCACTCCTGGGTGCAGATGTTCCCCGACGAATACACCGCCTTCAAGACCTACTGCCAGCTCTACCCCCACTCCGCCACCCTGCTGGTGGACACCTACAACGTGCTCAAGTCCGGGGTGCCCAACGCCATTCGGGCGTTTCAGGAAGTGCTGCTGCCCCAGGGCATCACCAACTGCGCCATCCGGCTGGATTCCGGCGACCTGACCTATCTGTCCCGGAAGGCACGCAAGATGCTGGACGCCGCCGGGCTCCCCCAGTGCAAAATCGTGGCCTCCAACTCGCTGGACGAGTATATCATCCGGGACCTGCTGCTCCAGGGAGCCCAGATCGACTCCTTCGGCGTGGGTGAGCGGCTCATCACCTCCAAGTCCGAGCCGGTGTTCGGAGGGGTGTATAAGCTCTCCGCCATTGAGGATACGGACGGAGCCATCATCCCCAAGATCAAGATCAGCGAAAATCCCGCCAAGATCACCAATCCCCACTTCAAGAAGGTCTACCGCCTTTTTGAAAACGAGACGGGCAAAGCCTTTGCCGACCTGATCTGCGTTCACGACGAGGTCATCGACTGCACCAAGCCCCTGGAGCTCTTTGACCCGGAGGCCACCTGGAAACGCAAGACCTTCAGCGATTTCACCGCCCGTGAGCTGCTGGTGCCCATCTTCCGGCAGGGCAAGCTGGTTTACCAGCAGCCCACCATTGAGGAGATGCGCTCCTGGTGCGCCGGACAGGTGGACCTGCTGTGGG
- a CDS encoding cysteine hydrolase family protein produces the protein MKRLLIVVDYQKDFVDGALGFPGAEALDEPIAEKIAAYRAAGDDVAFTLDTHGPGYAGTQEGKKLPVPHCIKGEPGWRLYGRTAGLLQSGDPVFEKPAFPSLDLGEWLSGRDYGAVELCGLVSYICVLSNAVVVKAALPEAEVSVDARCTGGPDPALHKKALDLLETLQVTVTGRER, from the coding sequence ATGAAGCGGCTGCTTATCGTGGTGGACTACCAAAAGGACTTTGTGGACGGGGCGCTGGGCTTCCCCGGCGCGGAGGCGCTGGACGAGCCCATCGCGGAAAAGATCGCCGCCTACCGGGCGGCGGGGGACGACGTGGCCTTTACCCTGGACACCCACGGCCCCGGCTACGCCGGGACCCAGGAAGGGAAAAAGCTCCCGGTGCCCCACTGCATTAAGGGCGAGCCCGGCTGGAGGCTCTACGGCCGGACGGCCGGGCTCCTCCAAAGCGGCGACCCGGTGTTTGAAAAGCCGGCCTTTCCCTCCCTGGATCTGGGGGAGTGGCTGTCCGGCCGGGACTACGGCGCTGTGGAGCTGTGCGGGCTGGTGTCCTACATCTGCGTGCTGTCCAACGCCGTGGTGGTGAAGGCCGCCCTGCCGGAGGCGGAGGTCTCGGTGGACGCCCGCTGCACCGGAGGGCCCGATCCGGCGCTCCATAAAAAAGCCCTGGACCTGCTGGAAACCCTTCAGGTCACGGTCACGGGAAGAGAGAGGTAA
- a CDS encoding GNAT family N-acetyltransferase: MEEIIVRPAAPGDLDAVWALVRRAVQKMREEGSEQWGEDYPTRADYEEDLRRGRLAAAVSAQGQVLGCACITDEPETAYAGVPWAVEGPALVVHRVAVDPALERGGVASALLTYAEDWARARGIPVFHADTYCKNRKMQALFRKRGFVQRGEIHLPGRSLPFPAFEKLL; the protein is encoded by the coding sequence ATGGAAGAGATCATCGTGCGCCCCGCCGCGCCCGGGGACCTGGACGCCGTCTGGGCGCTGGTCCGGCGGGCGGTGCAAAAAATGCGGGAAGAGGGCAGCGAGCAGTGGGGGGAGGATTACCCCACCCGGGCCGACTACGAAGAGGACCTCCGGCGGGGCCGGCTGGCAGCGGCCGTCTCCGCTCAAGGGCAGGTGCTGGGCTGCGCCTGCATCACCGACGAGCCGGAGACCGCCTATGCCGGGGTGCCCTGGGCCGTGGAGGGCCCTGCCCTGGTCGTCCACCGGGTGGCGGTGGACCCGGCGCTCGAGCGCGGCGGCGTGGCCTCCGCCCTGCTGACATACGCCGAGGACTGGGCCCGGGCCCGGGGTATCCCGGTCTTTCACGCCGACACCTACTGTAAAAACCGCAAAATGCAGGCGCTCTTCCGCAAGCGGGGCTTTGTCCAGCGGGGTGAGATCCATCTCCCCGGCCGGAGCCTGCCCTTTCCCGCCTTCGAAAAACTGCTGTGA